CACCGTCGCTGGGGAAGCCCGGTAAGGATATTTGTCCACTTGATCCTGACCATATTCAGGGAGATCGCATTGAGATCTGGGGCGACGCTGGATTCAATGACCTATTTGGAAGCTTGCGTGGTGAGGGGCGAATAGAAACGGCCGAGCTCTGTCATGTCCGTGAAGACATCCGAGCGCTTTTCTATGACTTTGAAGTGCTGTGTGAACTGTTGGATGAGCAAGTTAGTGATATCTCTATTTGCGAGAAGGTTCGTGAGCAAATGGAACTAGCGGCGGCCGAACTTGAAACAGGCTTTGACAGGGTCGCGATTGGTAGAGCCAGAGAAATTATAGAACAGATATTTAACGAGACCAGAAGTGGGGGAAAGCTAACTATCTCGGCGGTTGGTCATGGCCATTTGGATTTGGCCTGGCTATGGCCCATTCGTGAAACGAAGCGAAAGGGAGCGCGGACTTTGGCCACAGCTCTGAGGAATACTGAGCGTTATCCGGGTTATGTCTTTGGTTGTAGTCAGCCTCAGCTTTTTCAGTGGATGAAAGAGGACTACCCAGTGCTTTATGATCAGATCAAGCTAGCGGTTGCTGAAGGGCGTATTGAATTACAGGGCACTTTTTGGGTTGAGCCGGATTGCAACATTCCCAATGGCGAGTCATTGATTCGCCAGATTTTGTATGGTCGCAAGTTTTTCCGTGATGAATTTGGGAAGATCCCTGAGCATTGCTGGCAACCTGATGTTTTTGGCTATAATGGCCAGTTGCCCCAGATTTTAAGCAAAAGCGGGCACAAGGTTTTCATGACGCAAAAATTGTCATGGAACGCCATCAATCGCTTTCCTCATCACTCATTTAACTGGATTGGTATTGATGGTTCGTCGATTCCGACTCACATGCTGGCAGAGGAAACTTATAATAGTCCGGCTGCACCGCGTTCGGTTAAAAAGATTCGGGACGAATATGCCGAGCGAGATATATCTAACCATGCCTTGATGGTTTTCGGAATAGGAGATGGCGGTGGCGGTCCTGGGGAAGAACACCTTGAGCGTTTGCAACGATTAAAAAATGTTGGCGGGCTCCCTGCGATTGAAATGCGTAGTTCGGAGGCTTTTTTCGAGTTATGGCTAAATGAATCCCATCTCTTACCGGAGTGGAATGGGGAACTATATTTAGAGAAGCATCAGGGGACGTATACGACCCAGGCAAGAGTTAAACGCTATAACCGGCTTTGTGAGACGCGTTTGAGAGAATTGGAATTTGTCGCTGTTGTTGCGGAATGGCTGGGAGAGAAAGCTTATCCGACTGATGCTCTGGATTTAATCTGGAAGGAGGTGTTGCTGTATCAGTTTCATGATGTCCTTCCGGGGTCTTCGATCAAGCGTGTCTATGATGAATGTAATCCACGCTATGAAACCCTACTCAAGCAGATTGAGGAACTTACTGTAGACACATACAATGCTATACTTGAAACAACGAATTTGCCTGGAGGAAATATTGCTTTCAATGCCTTGAACTGGAGGAGAGAGGAATGGATTAAGCAGGATGGTTATTGGTATTTCGCATCTCTTCCTTCGATGGGGTGGGCTCAATTAATACCAATAGATAATGCAGGTTATGAAAAATTGATTTGTTCAACAGATCGGTTGGAGAACGCCTGCCTTCGGGTTGATTTCAATGCTAATGGGACAATACGCTCAATTTTCAATAAAGCCACATGTTTGGAGACGATTGGAACAAATACAAATGCCAACGAGTTCCGTATCATTCCTGATTATGGTGATGCATGGGATTTTGATGTGGAGTCTGAAAGCAATAATGTGTGGAAGTATTTAGAAGAGACTGTTGTCGTTCCAGAATTGGAGAGTTCGTGCGCATGGATAGATGGTCCTAGGGGAATCGTCGAGCAGACCTATCGTTATGGCGAATCGACCATCTGGCAATGTATCCACCTTGATTCCGGATCTCACCAACTGGTCTTTAATACGAAAGTTAACTGGCAAGAGAAGGCAACGATGTTA
The Rubellicoccus peritrichatus DNA segment above includes these coding regions:
- a CDS encoding alpha-mannosidase, encoding MKSLTDNLCKLRDQLRSAVYMPVCQLHIDVWSTTEPLTFIQRTRGKHRILSVGETWGEQLFDCAWMRFSSKVPECDPFSLVARIDINGELCIVDALGVPLRGLTNKSSEFAPSLGKPGKDICPLDPDHIQGDRIEIWGDAGFNDLFGSLRGEGRIETAELCHVREDIRALFYDFEVLCELLDEQVSDISICEKVREQMELAAAELETGFDRVAIGRAREIIEQIFNETRSGGKLTISAVGHGHLDLAWLWPIRETKRKGARTLATALRNTERYPGYVFGCSQPQLFQWMKEDYPVLYDQIKLAVAEGRIELQGTFWVEPDCNIPNGESLIRQILYGRKFFRDEFGKIPEHCWQPDVFGYNGQLPQILSKSGHKVFMTQKLSWNAINRFPHHSFNWIGIDGSSIPTHMLAEETYNSPAAPRSVKKIRDEYAERDISNHALMVFGIGDGGGGPGEEHLERLQRLKNVGGLPAIEMRSSEAFFELWLNESHLLPEWNGELYLEKHQGTYTTQARVKRYNRLCETRLRELEFVAVVAEWLGEKAYPTDALDLIWKEVLLYQFHDVLPGSSIKRVYDECNPRYETLLKQIEELTVDTYNAILETTNLPGGNIAFNALNWRREEWIKQDGYWYFASLPSMGWAQLIPIDNAGYEKLICSTDRLENACLRVDFNANGTIRSIFNKATCLETIGTNTNANEFRIIPDYGDAWDFDVESESNNVWKYLEETVVVPELESSCAWIDGPRGIVEQTYRYGESTIWQCIHLDSGSHQLVFNTKVNWQEKATMLRVAFPANIVSDTARFEIPFGSVHRSALDDSMVDKAQLEVPAQQWVDLSDQKGGVALFNDCKYGFRVKGQVIDMCLIRSVPHPKCAVIEVGDSGNTKSPDESIYTDIGEHEFSYALMPHNGKLDEATLTQYARALNSPIRVVKNKVGSTTSSAVEESFVSIEGHGVELSTCKKAEDGDGVIIRLVNLNPTNTEIAFSTALPFKHITEVDLTEEKNLAELDVKDGKVSLMFDAFEIKTLLLKKWRPEFDGWINEKKADS